AGATCCGTCTTCGGAGAGAACGGCTGTAGTGCCCATGTTCGCAGGATCGGAGCCTACGTCCGCTTCGGTCAGCGCAAACGCCGAAAGGGATCCCTTAGCCAGCCGGGGCAGATAGCGGTCCTTCTGCTCGTCGGTTCCGAACTTTAACAGGGGGCCCGGTACACCAATGCTCTGGTGGGCGGACAAGAAAGCGCCGGTCGAGCCACACCGTGAAGCGACGATCGCGAGGGCACGGTTGTAGGACAGCTGCGACAATTCCAGCCCGCCGTACTTGCGCGGAATCTTGATTCCGAATGCACCGAGGTCGGCCAACCCATCGAGGACTTCCTGGGGGACCCAGCCGTCGCGGTCGATTTGGTCGCCGTCGATGTTGTCGCGTGCGAAGTCCTCGATCGCGGTTAGGAAGGGAGCTGCTCGTTCCTGTTCTTCCGGATCAGATCTCGGATGAGGATGGACGAGCCCAAGGTCGAGGCGTCCTTCAAAGAGAGAGCGGGCGAAACTGCGCTGTTCCCATTCTTGCTCTCGGGCTTGCTCTGCGACCTCCCTAGCCTCGAGTTCGGTCGCGAGGTTTTTATCGTCAGCCATGTCTCATCCTGCGTGCGTGAAGACCATCGATGCGTCCGTCGGCTGCGCCGGGACGACCGGGGTAAATTTAATACCCGGCTCGCGATGTGACGCTCCGAGATTCACTCGTTGTCACGCAGGAATTCTGCGATGTCGTCCGCTCTCGCCGCTGCGTCTGTCTCACCGACTTCCATGAGCTTCATTAGGTAGTCGGGCTGAAAGAGGACGAAGCTGAGGAAATCCGGGCTCCGCGTTTGTTGTGTTCCGAGACCTCTCGTGAAAAACCGAAACGCCTTTGGAAGTTTTGGTTCGTATTCGTAGGCGAGTTTCCCCAGGTCTACCGACGGTCGAAGTGTCAGCAATTTGACGGGATTGAACCCCGCTCGGCGCTCAGGCGGTAGGCCGGAGAGGAGCTGGTTGAGTCGCTCGAGCCTGACTGCATCCGTGTCGAGTAAGTCGAGGAAAATCGAGTTCATGAGGACCCCCATTACCTGTGCCGGTGGCGGGTATCCCTGGATGGTGGGCTCTTCCGCTTCTGTCGCACTGCGATCGTAGCGCGTAGAGATCGCCATGATCTTCCTCGCACCGAGGTGCAGGGCTGGCGAGAGCGGTGCGGTGAGTCTCACCCCTCCGTCTCCGTACCACCCCTCACCGAGCTGCACAGCTGGAAAGAGGAGGGGTAGGGCAGACGAGGCCATGATGTGATCGACAGATATGACCGTTGATCGTGCCTTGCGCTCCGGGCGCTCCCACTCACGGATGTCACTGCCCTGAACCCATGTGACGGACTGACCCGTCGAATAACTCGAGGTGCTAATCGCGAGGGCCTTGAGCCGGCCCCTCTCCAGGTTATACTGGATTCCGGTCAATTCTCCGTCTACAGCATGTAGAACTTCTGTCAGGTAACGGCGGAGCGGCGCGGTGTCGACCAGTCCTCGGACCCGGGGCGGACCGCCCAGGCCACCCGAGGCGAGTTGCTTGAGCCAACGCAATCCGTTCATGCTCAACGAACGGGTGTCGACCTTGAAGACGTCTTCGACTGTGAGGCGGCCCCAGAGTTGGCTCAGCTCGCCGACTGCTTGGATGAATGAGCCGTGGTGAGACGCGAGGAGCGCCGCGTTGATGGCGCCTGCGGAGACGCCGGTGATGTACGGAATCGTCAACTCGGGAAACTGGCGTGCGACCTGGCGCAGGAATCCGACTTGGTAGGCCGCGCGTGCGCCGCCACCGCCCATTACCAAGCCGAGGTCGCTGGGGCCGGGGGAATGAACCGCGGTTTCCAGCTCTTCGAGGGCGGTGAGTGTTGAAGGGGTCTTCATGGGGAGAAGCTAGTGAAGCGTGGGAGATCATACAGGCGTCTGGATTAGACTTGATTCACCCGACACATTGATGTGTGCTTGCTACGGCTTGCGAAGCGTCGTAACAGGTAGTCTCCGAAGGCGTAGATCGGATGGGACATGACGCCGGACACAAATCGTGGGCCTCAGTCGTTTGTTGCGTAGGTCCTCAACTCAGAAGACCGACAATGATGACAAAGCTGCGTTCGCTACTGCTCGTTCTGACTGTCCTCTCGACGGCGTGCGTTTCCTATGTCGCCACCGACGTGTCTCAGGTGAGCCCCCAGGACAAAGTCCGGTTGGAACTCGATGCTGAACAGGTGAATGAACTCATCACCTTCGTCGACCCGGAGAACCGTTCGATTACCGGACGAGTGGTGAATGTTGATACAGACTCCATAGCGATCGTGCTCCGGACGCCTGCCGCGTTCACTCAGGTCTCGATCCATCGTCGCTCGATTCTAGGGGCCCATGTCGGCGTTGCTGACACGAAGAAAAACTTCATCGGGTCGTTAGTAATCGTGGGAGCAGTAGCGGCCATTGCGGTGAAGGGCTTCCAGGGGAATGGCAACAGCCGGGTCGGGGACGGGGCCGGGATCGACGAAACTCGGGTGCCGTTCTTCGGCTTCAGAATCCCGTTCAGCTTCGGGTTCGGTCGCTAGGGGCTACCCTACGATTGGGCGACCAATCGCCATGATGCCTGCCGCCACGAGGCCGAGCGCCACGACGGTTGCCACGATGTGCGGCATGTAAGTCCGCTCATTCATGGGACGCCGTTTCATGACCGCAGGGACGATGTGGGCCACGATCGCTGCCGGAAGCATCATCGCGATGTGTCCGCCCAGTTGTGCGTAGAAGGGCCGCGTCATGATCAATGCGATGCCCAGCAGCACGTTGAGGTCCACCGTCCCCGCGAATGCCGATGCTAGAATGCGCATCTTTTTGTCGTAGGGGATCCCCTTTGCAGCTCCATATGCGGCATACCCAACAGCCATGATCCCGGACAGAAGTACCAAGTAGCGTAGGCCGGAGTGAGCGTAGAAGAGCATGATCCCTCTCAGTTTGTGGTCGAAGTCACTTCGTTCTGCCAGGAATCTGGCCGTGATGGCCTCCGTTGGAACCCCCGGAAGGGAGCTTCGGGAGGAGGTCTTCATATTGTGCCTCGCCCGGGAAGAACGGGTGGTCGCAGTATATCAGTCTATCAACGGAGATCCAGGTGAAAGGATTATCCGGTCAAGCCGTACCTGAGGGGCAGCCAAGGCTATCAAGAATTTTCCTTGCATAGATGGTACGAACTATTCTAGTTTATGGCCGCTCTAGAAGGAGCCGCCCGTTGCGATGTCCGCGACGGGCTATTGTGTCATTTCATGGTAAGGAGGCAACATGTCCCGAAGCGATGTCCGCAAAGGGATCCTCCGTTCGGCCATGCGCTCATTCGTCACTGGTGCATTTATGGTCATGCTTGCTTGGGTTCCGGCCCAAGCGCAGACCGGCACGGTTACGGGTACAGTGCGGAACGCTACCAGCGGGCAGCCCATCGCGGGTGCCCAGGTTAGTATCCCAGCACTGAACATTGGCGCACTGGCCAACAACGTGGGTCGGTATCTCCTGCTGAACGTTCCAGCAGGTACACACTCCGTGCAGGTCCAGTACATCGGATACGGCTCGGAATCAGTTGAAGTCACCGTGGCTGCCGGTCAGACGGCAGCTGCTGACGCTCGACTCCGCTCCGAGGCGATCAGCCTTGACGGTGTTGTCGTTACAGGTACGGCCGGCGCAGCACGCCGGCGCGAGGTTGGTAACTCGATCTCTCAGATCAACGAAGCTCAGATCGAGGCAGCGCCGATTTCCAACGTTGCCGACATTCTTCAGGGCCGTGCCACTGGCGCGACCGTGCTGAGCAACGGTGGGCAGGTTGGCGCCGGTAGCACGATCAAGCTGCGCGGTAACAACTCGATCTCCCAGGGCAACTCGCCGCTCGTCTACATTGACGGGATTCGTATGCGTGCGTCGGCGCTGTTCAACTCGGACGAGGCCAACCAGGGCTCGAACCCGATAGACGACATCAACCCTGACGACATCGAGCGTATCGAAGTCATCAAGGGTGCTGCGGCCACGACGCTTTACGGCACCGAGGCTGCGGGTGGTGTGATCCAGATCTTCACGAAGCGTGGCTCGGCAGGTGCGCCGGCTTGGACGCTCAGCATGGATCAGGGCATCAACACCTTGGGGCACATTGGTCCGGATGCCGACGTAAACCCGACCGGTCTTGGATTGAACAACTGCAACTACACCGAGAACGGTGGGGACGCGATGTTCCCGGCCGACGTTTCTTGCCCGGCCTCTGGCTCGTGGCTCAAGAACGGATACTCACATAACTACAACCTCTCCGTTCGTGGTGGCGCCGAACGCATGAACTACTTCATGTCGGCAGCCTGGGGCGACGAGCGCGGTATTTTCAATCCCGACGCTTGTGGCACTGACGGCACGGGCGCGAAGAGCTGTGGTGAGGCTGCTGGCTACACGAACCCTGCCCAGGGTGCGAACACGTGGAGCCTTCGCGGGAACTTCTCCTTCTCTC
This is a stretch of genomic DNA from Longimicrobiales bacterium. It encodes these proteins:
- a CDS encoding patatin-like phospholipase family protein; translation: MKTPSTLTALEELETAVHSPGPSDLGLVMGGGGARAAYQVGFLRQVARQFPELTIPYITGVSAGAINAALLASHHGSFIQAVGELSQLWGRLTVEDVFKVDTRSLSMNGLRWLKQLASGGLGGPPRVRGLVDTAPLRRYLTEVLHAVDGELTGIQYNLERGRLKALAISTSSYSTGQSVTWVQGSDIREWERPERKARSTVISVDHIMASSALPLLFPAVQLGEGWYGDGGVRLTAPLSPALHLGARKIMAISTRYDRSATEAEEPTIQGYPPPAQVMGVLMNSIFLDLLDTDAVRLERLNQLLSGLPPERRAGFNPVKLLTLRPSVDLGKLAYEYEPKLPKAFRFFTRGLGTQQTRSPDFLSFVLFQPDYLMKLMEVGETDAAARADDIAEFLRDNE